Proteins encoded in a region of the Zea mays cultivar B73 chromosome 2, Zm-B73-REFERENCE-NAM-5.0, whole genome shotgun sequence genome:
- the LOC100275961 gene encoding uncharacterized protein LOC100275961, translating to MKPRPPAGASSASAAPPRLRPHLARLASFLIVFAVGYSLGLLSSSTRPPPPRPSQSQSQSQATTIARPHADALFPASSNSNGTAASSYPRSPPHDLFRFRERCGEPVPSDAVVRTLLDRLFGGESPYAGFPPERTAALLRPAAARPRGWGSTGAVFAELMEAVRPAVVVELGAFLGASALHMAAVARNLSLSPAILCVDDFRGWPAFRDRFRRDVPPPRHGDALLLPQFMANVVAAEGARVVLPLPFSTASALAALCEWGVYADLIEVDAGHDFHSAWADINLAWAVLRPGGVMFGHDYFTSADDRGVRRAVTLFAKVKGLTVRPHGQHWVLSPKPRGRADDARRR from the coding sequence ATGAAGCCACGTCCACCGGCGGGGGCGTCGTCCGCTTCCGCCGCGCCGCCCAGGCTGCGGCCGCACCTGGCGCGGCTCGCCTCCTTCCTGATCGTCTTCGCCGTGGGCTACTCGCTGGGCCTCCTGTCGTCGTCCACCCGGCCGCCGCCACCGAGACCGTCCCAGTCCCAGTCCCAGTCCCAGGCGACGACGATCGCGCGGCCGCACGCCGACGCTTTATTCCCGGCGTCGTCGAACTCGAACGGGACCGCCGCGTCGAGCTACCCGCGGTCGCCTCCGCACGACCTGTTCCGGTTCAGGGAGCGGTGCGGGGAGCCGGTGCCGAGCGACGCCGTGGTGCGGACGCTGCTCGACAGGCTCTTCGGCGGCGAGAGCCCCTACGCGGGGTTCCCGCCCGAGCGCACGGCGGCGCTGCTGCGCCCGGCCGCGGCGCGCCCGCGCGGGTGGGGGTCGACGGGGGCGGTGTTCGCGGAGCTCATGGAGGCGGTGCGCCCGGCGGTGGTCGTGGAGCTGGGCGCGTTCCTGGGCGCGTCGGCGCTGCACATGGCGGCCGTGGCCAGGAACCTGTCCCTGTCCCCGGCCATCCTCTGCGTCGACGACTTCCGCGGCTGGCCGGCGTTCCGGGACCGCTTCCGCCGCGACGTGCCGCCGCCGCGGCACGGCGACGCGCTGCTGCTGCCGCAGTTCATGGCCAACGTCGTGGCGGCGGAGGGGGCGCGCGTCGTCCTGCCGCTGCCCTTCTCCACGGCGTCCGCGCTCGCCGCGCTCTGCGAGTGGGGCGTCTACGCCGACCTCATCGAGGTGGACGCCGGCCACGACTTCCACTCGGCGTGGGCCGACATCAACCTGGCCTGGGCCGTGCTCCGCCCCGGCGGCGTCATGTTCGGCCACGACTACTTCACGTCCGCCGACGACCGCGGCGTGCGCCGCGCCGTCACGCTCTTCGCCAAGGTCAAGGGGCTCACCGTCCGCCCGCACGGCCAGCACTGGGTGCTCTCCCCGAAGCCGCGAGGGCGCGCCGACGACGCCCGGCGACGGTGA